The following coding sequences are from one Streptomyces dengpaensis window:
- the ftsE gene encoding cell division ATP-binding protein FtsE produces MIRFDNVSKVYPKQTRPALRDVSLEVERGEFVFLVGSSGSGKSTFLRLILREERCSHGQVHVLGKDLARISNWKVPQMRRQLGTVFQDFRLLPNKTVAENVAFAQEVIGKSRGEIRKSVPQVLDLVGLGGKEDRMPGELSGGEQQRVAIARAFVNRPKLLIADEPTGNLDPQTSVGIMKLLDRINRTGTTVVMATHDQNIVDQMRKRVIELEQGRLVRDQARGVYGYQH; encoded by the coding sequence GTGATCCGATTCGACAATGTCTCCAAGGTCTACCCCAAGCAGACCCGCCCCGCTCTCAGGGATGTCTCCCTGGAGGTCGAGCGTGGTGAGTTCGTGTTCCTCGTGGGGTCCTCCGGCTCCGGAAAGTCCACCTTCCTGCGGCTGATCCTCCGCGAGGAGCGGTGCAGTCACGGTCAGGTGCACGTCCTGGGCAAGGACCTCGCGCGCATCTCCAACTGGAAGGTGCCGCAGATGCGGCGCCAGCTGGGGACCGTGTTCCAGGACTTCCGGCTCCTGCCCAACAAGACGGTCGCCGAGAACGTGGCCTTCGCACAGGAGGTCATCGGCAAGTCCCGCGGCGAGATCCGCAAGTCCGTGCCCCAGGTGCTCGACCTCGTCGGGCTCGGCGGCAAGGAGGACCGGATGCCCGGCGAGCTGTCCGGTGGTGAGCAGCAGCGCGTCGCCATCGCGAGAGCCTTCGTGAACCGGCCCAAGCTCCTCATCGCCGATGAGCCGACCGGAAACCTCGACCCCCAGACCTCCGTCGGCATCATGAAACTGCTCGACCGCATCAACCGGACGGGCACGACCGTGGTGATGGCGACTCACGACCAGAACATCGTGGACCAGATGCGCAAGCGCGTCATCGAGCTGGAGCAGGGCCGTCTCGTCCGCGACCAGGCGCGCGGCGTCTACGGCTACCAGCACTGA
- the ftsX gene encoding permease-like cell division protein FtsX, which yields MRAQFVLSEIGVGLRRNLTMTFAVIVSVALSLALFGGSLLMSDQVNTMKGYWYDKVNVSIFLCNKSDAESDPNCAKGAVTADQKEQILTDLDKMSTVVQKVTHESADQAYKHYKEQFGDSPLASSLTPDQMQESYRIKLKDPEKYQVIATAFDGRDGVQSVQDQKGILDNLFELLNGMNWAARAVMAMMLIVALMLIVNTVRVSAFSRRRETGIMRLVGASGFYIQAPFIMEAAVAGLIGGGVACGFLVVARYFIIDHGLALSEKLNLINFIGWEAVLTKLPLILATSLLMPALAAFFALRKYLKV from the coding sequence ATGCGCGCCCAGTTCGTTCTGTCCGAGATCGGTGTCGGTCTCCGCCGCAATCTGACGATGACCTTCGCCGTCATCGTCTCCGTCGCCCTGTCCCTTGCCCTGTTCGGCGGGTCACTCCTCATGAGTGACCAGGTCAACACGATGAAGGGCTACTGGTACGACAAGGTCAACGTCTCGATCTTCCTCTGCAACAAGAGCGACGCGGAGTCCGACCCCAACTGCGCCAAGGGCGCGGTGACCGCCGACCAGAAGGAGCAGATCCTCACCGACCTGGACAAGATGTCCACGGTCGTGCAAAAGGTCACGCACGAGTCGGCGGACCAGGCGTACAAGCACTACAAGGAGCAGTTCGGCGACTCCCCGCTGGCCAGCTCCCTCACACCGGACCAGATGCAGGAGTCGTACCGCATCAAGCTGAAGGACCCGGAGAAGTACCAGGTCATCGCGACCGCCTTCGACGGGCGTGACGGCGTGCAGTCCGTGCAGGACCAGAAAGGCATCCTGGACAACCTCTTCGAGCTGCTCAACGGCATGAACTGGGCGGCCCGCGCGGTGATGGCGATGATGCTGATCGTCGCGCTGATGCTGATCGTCAACACGGTGCGCGTCTCGGCGTTCAGCCGCCGGCGAGAAACGGGGATCATGCGCCTGGTCGGCGCCTCCGGCTTCTACATCCAGGCGCCGTTCATCATGGAGGCCGCGGTCGCCGGGCTCATCGGCGGCGGTGTGGCGTGCGGCTTCCTGGTGGTTGCCCGCTACTTCATCATCGACCACGGTCTGGCCCTGTCCGAGAAGCTGAATCTGATCAACTTCATTGGCTGGGAAGCCGTTTTGACCAAACTGCCGCTCATCCTCGCGACGAGTCTGCTGATGCCGGCACTGGCCGCGTTCTTCGCTTTGCGCAAGTACCTGAAGGTGTGA
- a CDS encoding S41 family peptidase yields the protein MSGRALFCEPRRIRRGAALTLVFASVLAAGAATGSFSEPGRKSPSPTSRSTTAAHHKDVTEAAAEAMADGKSPMEAAERAVSRSGDRWGAVYSQGEYEEFEEALDGQYTGVGLWARRERDGRIEVTRVQSGSPAAAAGIRKGDRLRSVDGQKVDGRPVTEVVSLLRGDADDAGDAAAGTEVSLGLERGTRAWSETLRRARLSTDSVTVHKLPGGVTVIRVGAFTKGSGDLVRTAVAQTPQRAGIVLDLRGNSGGLVTEAVTAASAFLDGGLVATYDVNGEQRALHADAGGDTARPLVALVDGGTMSAAELLTGALQDRGRAVVVGSRTFGKGSVQMPSRLPDGSVAELTVGHYRTPSGRGVDGRGLTPDLEADKESLERAETVLSGLGNAS from the coding sequence ATGTCAGGTCGTGCCCTGTTCTGTGAGCCCCGCCGCATCCGCCGTGGGGCCGCCCTGACATTGGTGTTCGCGAGCGTCCTCGCCGCCGGTGCGGCGACGGGATCCTTCTCCGAGCCCGGCCGGAAATCCCCTTCTCCCACGTCCCGTTCGACGACCGCAGCCCACCACAAGGACGTCACCGAGGCCGCCGCCGAGGCGATGGCCGACGGCAAGTCGCCCATGGAGGCCGCCGAGCGGGCCGTCAGCCGCAGCGGGGACCGCTGGGGCGCGGTCTACTCCCAGGGCGAGTACGAGGAGTTCGAGGAGGCCCTCGACGGCCAGTACACCGGCGTCGGGCTGTGGGCCCGGCGCGAGCGCGACGGACGTATCGAAGTGACCCGTGTGCAGAGCGGCTCGCCCGCGGCCGCCGCCGGGATCCGCAAGGGCGACCGGCTGCGCAGCGTCGACGGGCAGAAGGTCGACGGCCGGCCCGTCACCGAGGTCGTCTCGTTGCTGCGCGGCGACGCGGACGACGCTGGCGACGCGGCCGCCGGTACGGAGGTCTCCCTCGGCCTGGAGCGCGGCACGCGCGCGTGGAGCGAGACACTGCGCCGGGCCAGGCTCTCCACGGACTCTGTGACCGTCCACAAGCTTCCCGGCGGCGTCACCGTGATCAGGGTCGGCGCCTTCACCAAGGGCTCGGGCGATCTCGTACGGACCGCCGTCGCGCAGACGCCCCAGCGGGCCGGAATCGTCCTCGACCTGCGCGGCAACTCCGGAGGCCTGGTCACCGAGGCCGTCACCGCCGCCTCCGCCTTCCTCGACGGCGGCCTCGTCGCCACGTACGACGTGAACGGAGAACAGCGCGCCCTGCACGCCGACGCCGGCGGCGACACGGCCAGACCCTTGGTCGCGCTCGTCGACGGCGGCACGATGAGCGCGGCCGAACTCCTCACCGGGGCCCTCCAGGACCGCGGCCGCGCTGTCGTCGTGGGCTCCAGAACCTTCGGCAAGGGCTCGGTCCAGATGCCGAGCCGGCTGCCCGACGGCTCCGTCGCCGAGCTGACCGTCGGGCACTACCGCACCCCCTCCGGGCGCGGCGTCGACGGCCGGGGCCTCACCCCCGACCTGGAGGCGGACAAGGAGTCCCTGGAGCGGGCGGAGACGGTGCTGAGCGGGCTCGGGAACGCGTCGTAG
- the smpB gene encoding SsrA-binding protein SmpB, with amino-acid sequence MSKGMYVPKESQPKQGGAASAKAKDGKRKIVAQNKKARHDYAIIDTYEAGLVLTGTEVKSLRQGRASLTDGFVQIEGNEAWLHNAHIPEYSQGTWTNHSVRRKRKLLLHREEIDKLESKSQETGHTIVPLALYFKDGRAKAEIALARGKKEYDKRQTLREKQDRRESDRAIAAAKRKQRGA; translated from the coding sequence ATGAGCAAGGGAATGTACGTACCGAAGGAATCGCAGCCCAAGCAGGGCGGGGCGGCCTCCGCCAAGGCCAAGGACGGCAAGCGCAAGATCGTCGCCCAGAACAAGAAGGCGCGGCACGACTACGCGATCATCGACACCTACGAGGCCGGGCTCGTGCTGACCGGCACCGAGGTGAAGTCGCTGCGCCAGGGTCGGGCCTCGCTGACCGACGGCTTCGTCCAGATCGAGGGGAACGAGGCGTGGCTGCACAACGCCCACATCCCCGAGTACAGCCAGGGCACCTGGACCAACCACTCCGTGCGCCGCAAGCGCAAGCTGCTCCTGCACCGCGAGGAGATCGACAAGCTGGAGTCGAAGTCCCAGGAGACGGGCCACACGATCGTGCCCCTCGCCCTGTACTTCAAGGACGGCCGCGCGAAGGCCGAGATCGCGCTCGCCCGCGGTAAGAAGGAGTACGACAAGCGGCAGACGCTGCGCGAGAAGCAGGACCGGCGGGAGTCGGACCGCGCGATCGCGGCGGCGAAGCGGAAGCAGCGGGGCGCGTAG
- a CDS encoding MFS transporter — protein MPQPPARKAPFLTVTNGTPPAVDFALRNQPQPKSQSQPRTPPRTPGPYRRLFATPGARAFTVGNLIARLPMGMFSVSAIIMIAGSRGSYALAGAVMATGLAATAVVAPWTARLVDRHGQARTAVPATAFALLGGIALVLCVRFGAPDWTLFAAYAATATTPNTGGMSRARWAYLLDGDPAALHTANSFEQAADELCFMLGPVFAALLCGTFFPEAGTLVGGALMMTGVLIFAAQRSTEPPPQRRTTSGSPLRAPGMPALLATFLATGAVFGAMEVVTIAFADEQGHKSAAGVVLALQAAGSCAAGLLYGARASAGPAERRYPLCIAAMTALLTLPLLAAGLTGSLLALAGALLVAGMATAPTMVTGMSLVQRHTPEDRLNEGMTLAVTGLLGGIACGSAVGGWVVEHVSTAAGYGFPVAASTLALALALSTASTASTRRRPSAGNSGPRCPRT, from the coding sequence ATGCCGCAACCGCCCGCCAGGAAGGCCCCCTTCCTCACCGTCACCAACGGCACCCCGCCCGCCGTCGACTTCGCCCTCCGGAACCAGCCCCAGCCCAAATCCCAGTCCCAGCCCCGGACCCCGCCTCGCACCCCGGGCCCCTACCGCCGCCTCTTCGCCACCCCCGGCGCCCGCGCCTTCACCGTCGGGAATCTCATAGCCCGCCTCCCCATGGGCATGTTCAGCGTGAGCGCGATCATCATGATCGCGGGCTCGCGGGGCTCGTACGCCCTCGCCGGTGCCGTCATGGCGACCGGCCTGGCGGCGACGGCGGTGGTCGCCCCCTGGACGGCGCGTCTCGTCGACCGGCACGGTCAGGCCCGTACGGCCGTGCCCGCCACGGCGTTCGCCCTGCTGGGCGGTATCGCGCTGGTGCTGTGCGTGCGCTTCGGGGCGCCCGACTGGACCCTCTTCGCCGCGTACGCCGCAACGGCCACGACGCCCAACACGGGCGGTATGTCACGGGCCCGCTGGGCGTACCTCCTCGACGGTGACCCGGCGGCGCTGCACACCGCGAACTCCTTCGAGCAGGCCGCGGACGAACTGTGCTTCATGCTGGGGCCGGTCTTCGCGGCCTTGCTGTGCGGAACGTTCTTCCCGGAGGCGGGCACGCTGGTCGGCGGCGCCCTGATGATGACCGGCGTGCTGATCTTCGCCGCCCAGCGTTCGACGGAGCCGCCACCCCAGCGACGTACGACGTCCGGATCCCCTCTCCGGGCCCCGGGCATGCCCGCGCTGCTCGCCACCTTCCTCGCCACGGGCGCGGTCTTCGGCGCGATGGAGGTCGTCACGATCGCGTTCGCGGACGAACAGGGCCACAAGTCCGCGGCGGGTGTCGTCCTCGCCCTCCAGGCGGCGGGGTCGTGCGCGGCCGGTCTGCTGTACGGCGCCCGCGCGTCGGCCGGGCCCGCCGAACGGCGCTACCCCCTGTGCATCGCCGCCATGACCGCCCTGCTGACCCTCCCCCTCCTCGCGGCCGGCCTGACAGGCTCCCTCCTGGCCCTCGCGGGCGCACTGCTCGTCGCCGGAATGGCCACCGCTCCGACCATGGTCACCGGCATGTCACTGGTCCAACGCCACACACCCGAGGACCGGTTGAACGAGGGCATGACCCTCGCGGTGACCGGCCTGCTCGGCGGGATCGCCTGCGGCTCGGCGGTCGGCGGCTGGGTGGTGGAGCACGTGTCGACGGCGGCGGGGTACGGGTTTCCGGTCGCGGCGTCGACGCTCGCGCTCGCCCTCGCGCTGTCGACGGCGTCGACAGCGTCGACCCGCCGGCGCCCGTCGGCGGGAAACAGCGGCCCGCGCTGCCCCCGCACATGA
- a CDS encoding LysR family transcriptional regulator: MPAQQPLSAHLDPRLLRAFLAVAEELHFTRAAARLYVAQQALSRDIRRLERALGAELFVRTTRQVALTTDGERLLPYARRVLEAQDALLAVFARTREAQPRALLVDVNSPGLMSSRVLERARELAPDCELMARFESGLTGAAVELLAGRLDASFGRFAGLDPVVRARLEQQPVRYEPMAVVLPQDHHLAALDAVPLDALAGERVYAGAGNPGTLEWTDLARRLFEGRGIELAPPAPVAIGAEEFRRIMAKNRNPVLAVVDFPAMPESVLRPLVDPVPLSPVSLVWRKGLVHPGIDALRRAAVELAVEEGWLRRPEGGWVPAMDEKIMMRHS, translated from the coding sequence ATGCCCGCCCAGCAGCCGCTCTCCGCCCACCTCGACCCCCGCCTCCTGCGCGCCTTCCTCGCCGTGGCCGAGGAACTGCACTTCACGCGCGCCGCCGCCCGGTTGTACGTCGCTCAGCAGGCCCTGAGCCGTGACATCCGGCGGCTGGAACGTGCGTTGGGGGCGGAGCTGTTCGTGCGGACGACCCGGCAGGTGGCGCTGACGACGGACGGTGAGCGCCTGTTGCCGTACGCGCGGCGGGTGTTGGAGGCGCAGGACGCTCTGCTGGCCGTGTTCGCGCGGACTCGGGAGGCGCAGCCACGGGCGCTGCTCGTCGACGTCAACTCCCCGGGGCTCATGTCCAGCCGCGTACTCGAACGGGCCCGCGAACTCGCCCCCGACTGCGAGCTGATGGCCCGCTTCGAGAGCGGGCTCACCGGTGCGGCGGTGGAGTTGCTCGCCGGCCGGCTGGACGCGTCGTTCGGCCGGTTCGCGGGGCTCGACCCGGTGGTGCGGGCCCGGCTGGAGCAGCAGCCCGTGCGGTACGAGCCGATGGCCGTCGTCCTGCCCCAGGACCATCACCTGGCCGCCCTGGACGCGGTGCCGCTGGACGCGCTCGCGGGGGAGAGGGTGTACGCGGGTGCGGGAAACCCGGGGACGTTGGAGTGGACCGACCTGGCGCGTCGCCTTTTCGAGGGACGCGGCATCGAACTCGCGCCACCCGCTCCGGTGGCCATCGGCGCCGAGGAGTTCCGGCGGATCATGGCCAAGAACCGGAACCCCGTCCTCGCCGTGGTGGACTTTCCGGCCATGCCTGAATCGGTCCTGCGACCCCTTGTGGACCCCGTTCCCCTGTCACCCGTGTCACTGGTGTGGCGGAAGGGGCTGGTGCACCCCGGGATCGATGCTCTTCGGCGAGCGGCCGTCGAACTCGCGGTCGAGGAAGGGTGGTTGCGGCGCCCCGAGGGGGGATGGGTTCCGGCCATGGATGAAAAGATCATGATGCGTCACAGCTGA
- a CDS encoding bifunctional polysaccharide deacetylase/glycosyltransferase family 2 protein — MASRTSRHHSAPGARRPAAPSTRRRRLTLRYLLPSLLLAALMAMLMLHGYVHSEILADHRVQPSAATDKVPERILEGGPVIDTRGGRTTSLSVPDHRLVLTFDDGPDPIWTPKVLDVLKEHHAHAVFFVTGTMASRYPALVERMVAEGHEVGLHTFNHPDLSYQSMKRIDWELSQSQLALAGAAGIRTSLFRPPYSSFADAMDNKSWPVTQYIGARGYITVVNNTDSEDWQKPGVDEIIRRATPKGGKGAIVLMHDSGGDRHQTVRALDTFLPQLQRQGYDVQNLTEALDAPSAHTQVTGLDLWKGKAWICLVQASEKVTDVLVVGIAVVGVLVISRFGLMLLLSAAHARRLRNRNFRWGPELVTEPVSVLVPAYNEAKCIENTVRSLMTSEHPIEVIVIDDGSSDGTARIVEGLRLPNVRVVRQLNAGKPAALNRGLANARYDIVVMMDGDTVFEPATVRELVQPFADPSVGAVAGNAKVGNRDSLIGAWQHIEYVMGFNLDRRMYDILRCMPTIPGAVGAFRRSALERVGGMSDDTLAEDTDITMALHRDGWRVVYAEKARAWTEAPESVQQLWSQRYRWSYGTMQAIWKHRRSVVERGPSGRFGRVGLPLVSLFMVLAPLLAPLIDVFLLYGVVFGPTQKTIAAWLGVLAIQAACAAYAFRLDRERMTHLISLPLQQILYRQLMYVVLLQSWITALTGGRLRWQKLRRTGVVEAPGSIPRQRTTSGSGNERRPVG, encoded by the coding sequence ATGGCATCCCGCACCAGCCGTCACCATTCCGCACCGGGCGCGCGGCGCCCGGCCGCTCCCAGCACCCGGCGCCGACGCCTGACCCTGCGCTATCTGCTGCCCTCGCTCCTCCTCGCCGCCCTGATGGCGATGCTGATGCTGCACGGTTACGTCCACAGCGAGATCCTCGCCGACCACCGCGTCCAGCCGTCGGCCGCCACCGACAAGGTGCCGGAGCGGATCCTCGAGGGCGGCCCGGTCATCGACACCCGCGGCGGCCGCACGACCAGCCTGTCCGTGCCGGACCACCGGCTCGTCCTCACCTTCGACGACGGCCCGGACCCCATATGGACCCCGAAGGTCCTCGACGTCCTCAAGGAACACCACGCGCACGCCGTCTTCTTCGTCACCGGCACCATGGCCTCGCGCTACCCGGCGCTGGTGGAGCGCATGGTGGCGGAGGGCCACGAGGTGGGCCTGCACACCTTCAACCACCCCGACCTCTCGTACCAGTCCATGAAGCGCATCGACTGGGAGCTGTCCCAGAGCCAGCTGGCACTCGCGGGCGCGGCCGGCATCCGTACGTCGCTCTTCCGCCCGCCGTACTCGTCCTTCGCCGACGCCATGGACAACAAGTCCTGGCCCGTGACGCAGTACATCGGCGCGCGCGGCTACATCACCGTCGTCAACAACACCGACAGCGAGGACTGGCAGAAGCCCGGCGTCGACGAGATCATCCGCCGGGCCACGCCCAAGGGCGGCAAGGGCGCGATCGTCCTCATGCACGACTCGGGCGGCGACCGCCACCAGACGGTGCGGGCGCTGGACACGTTCCTGCCGCAACTCCAGCGGCAGGGCTACGACGTCCAGAACCTCACCGAGGCACTCGACGCCCCCAGCGCGCACACCCAGGTCACCGGCCTCGACCTGTGGAAGGGCAAGGCCTGGATCTGCCTGGTCCAAGCGTCCGAGAAGGTCACCGACGTTCTCGTCGTCGGTATCGCCGTCGTCGGCGTCCTCGTCATCAGCCGCTTCGGCCTGATGCTCCTGCTGTCCGCCGCACACGCCCGCCGGCTACGCAACCGGAACTTCCGCTGGGGCCCGGAGCTGGTCACCGAGCCGGTATCGGTCCTTGTCCCCGCGTACAACGAAGCGAAGTGCATAGAGAACACGGTTCGCTCGCTGATGACGAGCGAGCATCCGATCGAGGTCATCGTCATCGACGACGGTTCGAGCGACGGCACGGCCCGTATCGTCGAGGGCCTGCGCCTGCCGAACGTACGCGTCGTACGCCAGCTCAACGCGGGCAAGCCGGCGGCGCTCAACCGCGGCCTGGCCAACGCCCGTTACGACATCGTCGTGATGATGGACGGCGACACGGTCTTCGAACCGGCGACGGTCCGCGAACTCGTCCAGCCCTTCGCCGACCCCAGCGTCGGCGCGGTCGCCGGAAACGCGAAGGTCGGCAACCGCGACTCCCTCATCGGCGCCTGGCAGCACATCGAGTACGTGATGGGCTTCAACCTCGACCGCCGTATGTACGACATCCTGCGCTGCATGCCCACGATTCCGGGCGCGGTGGGAGCCTTCCGGCGCTCGGCCCTGGAACGGGTCGGCGGCATGAGCGACGACACGCTCGCCGAGGACACGGACATCACGATGGCCCTGCACCGCGACGGCTGGCGCGTGGTGTATGCGGAGAAGGCGCGCGCCTGGACCGAGGCCCCGGAGTCCGTCCAGCAACTCTGGTCCCAGCGCTACCGCTGGTCGTACGGCACGATGCAGGCGATCTGGAAGCACCGGCGGTCGGTCGTCGAACGGGGCCCGTCGGGCCGCTTCGGCAGGGTGGGCCTCCCGCTGGTGTCGTTGTTCATGGTCCTGGCCCCGCTCCTGGCCCCGTTGATCGACGTATTCCTCCTGTACGGAGTCGTCTTCGGCCCGACGCAGAAGACGATCGCGGCCTGGCTGGGCGTCCTCGCCATCCAGGCGGCGTGCGCGGCGTACGCCTTCCGCCTCGACCGCGAACGCATGACCCACCTGATCTCCCTCCCCCTCCAGCAAATCCTCTACCGGCAGTTGATGTACGTGGTCCTCCTCCAGTCCTGGATCACGGCCCTCACCGGAGGCCGCCTGCGCTGGCAGAAGCTGCGGCGCACGGGTGTCGTGGAGGCGCCGGGATCGATCCCGCGGCAGCGGACGACGTCAGGGAGCGGGAACGAGCGGAGGCCGGTGGGATGA
- a CDS encoding acyltransferase family protein has translation MTTHEYGATPPLGTPGPAAGREGGPRAPQAQQSPAPQPQHSPAPQPQHSPAPRRPGGGRDRYLDLLRSIALVRVVLYHLFGWAWLTVLFPSMGVMFALAGSLMARSLSRPAWGVIRGRIRRLLPPLWAFSAVALALMFGGGWNPVKDLDHGGTWAVVDLLNYFIPIGAPPFPWHIGSTSGLLEDTWAVQAAGPLWYLRAYLWFVLASPLLLWAFRRVPWATLLAPLALTAVVGTGLVTIPGETGNAVSDFAVYGGCWVLGFAHHEGLLAKVPRYVAVSFSTLLMAFGLWWASGHLGAEGWDLNDIPLAQATWSFGFVVILLQYSPSWQELPGRLRRWDKLITLSNNRAVTIYLWHNLLILATFPIIDQAYSLPFMQGDRAAAALDATSTLWSFALVWPLIGLTIVAAGWIEDIAAKRGPRLWPNGGKNGGTWSRVTP, from the coding sequence ATGACGACGCATGAGTACGGGGCGACGCCTCCGCTGGGCACGCCGGGGCCAGCGGCGGGGCGCGAGGGTGGGCCGCGCGCCCCGCAGGCGCAACAGTCGCCCGCGCCGCAGCCGCAGCACTCGCCCGCGCCGCAGCCGCAACACTCGCCCGCGCCCCGTCGCCCGGGCGGCGGCCGCGACCGCTATCTGGACCTTCTCCGCTCGATAGCCCTGGTCCGAGTGGTCCTGTACCACCTCTTCGGCTGGGCCTGGCTGACGGTCCTCTTCCCCTCCATGGGCGTGATGTTCGCGCTGGCGGGCTCACTGATGGCCCGCTCGCTGAGCCGCCCGGCGTGGGGCGTGATCAGGGGCCGTATCCGTCGTCTGCTGCCCCCGCTGTGGGCGTTCAGCGCGGTGGCGCTGGCGCTGATGTTCGGGGGCGGCTGGAACCCGGTGAAGGACCTAGACCACGGCGGCACGTGGGCCGTGGTCGACCTGCTCAACTACTTCATCCCGATCGGCGCCCCACCGTTCCCCTGGCACATCGGCTCCACGTCGGGCCTGCTGGAGGACACGTGGGCGGTACAGGCGGCGGGCCCGCTCTGGTACCTGCGGGCGTACCTGTGGTTCGTCCTGGCGTCCCCGCTGCTGCTGTGGGCGTTCCGCCGAGTGCCCTGGGCCACGCTGCTGGCCCCCCTGGCCCTGACGGCCGTAGTCGGCACAGGCCTGGTGACGATCCCCGGCGAAACGGGCAACGCGGTATCGGACTTCGCGGTCTACGGCGGCTGCTGGGTCCTCGGCTTCGCCCACCACGAGGGCCTGTTGGCGAAGGTCCCCCGCTATGTCGCCGTCTCGTTCTCGACCCTGCTGATGGCCTTCGGCCTGTGGTGGGCGTCCGGCCACCTGGGCGCGGAGGGCTGGGACCTGAACGACATCCCCCTGGCCCAGGCGACCTGGTCGTTCGGCTTCGTGGTGATCCTGCTCCAGTACTCCCCGTCCTGGCAGGAACTGCCGGGCCGGCTGAGGCGCTGGGACAAGCTGATCACCCTGTCGAACAACCGCGCCGTCACGATCTACCTGTGGCACAACCTCCTCATCCTGGCCACGTTCCCGATCATCGACCAGGCGTACAGCCTCCCCTTCATGCAGGGCGACCGCGCGGCGGCGGCCCTCGACGCGACATCCACGCTGTGGAGTTTCGCGCTGGTGTGGCCACTGATCGGCCTCACGATCGTGGCGGCCGGCTGGATCGAGGACATCGCGGCGAAGAGGGGCCCGCGGCTTTGGCCGAACGGGGGGAAGAACGGCGGGACTTGGAGCCGGGTAACACCGTGA